The Aspergillus fumigatus Af293 chromosome 5, whole genome shotgun sequence nucleotide sequence TCGTATCTGGCGTTGGCAGCCATTTTGCTGCAAGTACGGAGCTAAAAAAAAATCTCTCTTAGAGGACAAAGATGggtgaagacgatgaggccTCAAATGGACGAGGATGGGGAGGCGACAGATAGGCTCgatatgatgatgaaaggCCGGGGAGAGCTTCCAGGCCATGTGACGTCTTCTATCACGTGGTGCCGCCGCAGAATAGAACGAAAAGTCGAGAAGTCGTCGAACATGAAAGAAACAAGAGATTACCAAAGGAAGGCCATAGAACTCATATTATCAGTGATAGTATTATCTTCTATATTCATAAAATCTTGGCATAAACAAATTACGAAAGTCATTAATCGAAATGCTACCGTTGAGACGCCAAATATGTGCAAGAAATCGGTTTATATTCCCGACGAACTCTCCCAATAGTCCATTACTTGGGTGAGATTTGAGCATTTGCATCTGACAAGCGTTCTGACATGGCTTCGTCTGTGTCGGTATCTTGTCTAGAGTCAACCggatcatcttcctcttcgtcgcttGTGTCGTCGGTTGTTGTCGGGCCGTGGGTTGCAGAAGCCCCAGTCAGTTGATCTGGACGCTTCCTCCGCTCGAAGTCTTGAGCGTGAGCAGTCGCCATAAGCGAACCAACGCGAGAGAGGCCGCGCGGATGAGTAGTCAGCCCTGGCGGAATTGGCGTTCCCTGTTCAATGTCTGCAGGAGCGGACAGTGGTGTGGTGGCGTGTTGATCCTGAAGTTGCACATCCTCTCCTGGATGGTCCGCTTCGACTTCGGGAGAGGCCACTTCATAGGGTAAAGGGACATCCCTTGATGCTCGGAAAAGAAGGACATTGGTGCAATGTTCGTTTTCCACGCGAAATATCGTCCAGACGCCCCTTCGAAAGATCTCAGACAGGGCGACCATAAAACTCAGTAAAGCTGAGTGTTGCATATCCCTGGCAAAAATAGCATAGTAAATCCAGTTGAAACGTATGATGACATCGGCGACCATTGCGGCGTAGTAGACCCAAACCTTTCGGAATGCCAGAACTTCGCGCAATAGTGGATGCTTGGCATAGGGATTGCCCAAACTCCAGTCCATAATCAAGTCCCAAACTGAGGTATAGACGGCGTTGAGCAAAGCAAAAGTGACAAAGGGAGCCTGGAACCGCGTCATCTTCTCGATACGGTACATGCTCAACGTGGCGTAATAAATGACTCCGAACATGTATTTGCCAAAATTCACGACATGTGGAAATACGTTTTTCGTATCTCCATAACGTCGGAGGCATTGCAACGCTCGCCAAATCGATGGTAAGCACTGGAAGAATCCCAAGAGCCGGGAGTGGGATGAATTGCATTGTGGCGCATTGTTCCAGTGACGTGCGTAAAGGCAGAAGAATAACTCGATGTTCTTTCAAACATTAACAAACTATCTTTTGAAATGCATTGGATAGAACTCACCCCCATAGCGTAAGTTTGCGAGCAATACATATCGCCAAGGAAGAAATCGCGAAACTCAACAGGATATAAACCAGCGAGCAGAAGACGCCACTATTTTTGTCAGCTGAATCTCGTCGAACAATTGTAAAGGTCACTTACGTTTGAATATGCCCACCATTTTCGACTTCTGTGGTATAACACACGCGCGGGCAGGAACAAAATAATCGTTGTGAGGCCGATCAGGACAACAGGCCAATAGACATACATGGAATTTATGGTGAGGAAATTAAGCCACATAAATAAGCCTAGCATGAACATGAAGAAGCAAGGTAGCTATCAAGAGTTAGATAAACCTGAGACATATGAGGCAAGGGATCGTACCTCGGACAACTGGCGCCAATCAAGAGCATGCCGCGTGTCATATTCAAAGACAAAAATGTAGTTTATCTTGGTCTTAGTCCAGATCATGCAgtcgaagcagaagaggaggaaatgaaggACAATAAGAAAGTAACCGCCATATATCTGCTACAGTCAGTTACGCAGTTCATATGTGATGACGTTGCCATCTTATTGCGAGGCGACACTGACCTGAAGTAGATAGCTGGTTTGGACCTGTACACTAGGGTCCGAGTGCTCAAGGTGCCGAGTGGCGTAGATCAACGACTGGACGCCAAACAAGACACCAGCCATTGAAAGAAGACCGGCACGGAACGTGTTTGGAGAATAATCGCCTGACTTGTTGGTCGTATGGCGAAGTTTGGAGATGGTGATTTTGCGATTGCCATGCTCGAGATAGCGAGCATATAGGTCTTCGGTAGCAGCCATCAGGTTCTCTACGACTTCACTTTGAACAAACCATGCTTTGTTAACTCTCTCTGACATATACCTCATCGTCGGGCGTGCGTTGACCAGCTTGTCATAtttcttgttgatcttccgGAAGGCAGTGCGATTGAGGTAGGCATACGCCTTCAACAGCTCAAGGCCGCGGTAGAACTCTTGGAGTGCATATTTCAGCTTCCGTTTCGCAAACCGATAGGTGACTTCATCGTTCTGTGAGTCCTCTGGCCGGCGCATGAAGTCTCTACGACCCGAGACTGCCTCGGGATTCTGCGCTTGAAGTGCGGCCGGGGAGTTCATCTGCGCCAGCGCTTCGGAATTCTTCCCGATGCGGCCACGCCCCAGCAATGTTTCCTTCAGGTGAAAGGCACTGAGAGCATTCAGTGTGCCGAACCCGTTGGACTGATGCGCTTCATCTTTTTTGGATTTTGATTTGGTGCCCAAAATCTCTTGTATCCGCCTATCTCGCATGATATGCAGCTGTTGTCGGAGGACTTGTAAGCGCTGGGTggcttcatcctccttcatctGGTAGAAAGATTCGATCTTGGCGAGTTCGCCGTCCAGAAACGCAAAAAATTCATCCTCTCGTCGCTCGACCTCTGATACTGGAGTGTCAGCCTCCGCGCGTTTCTCGGGCGGTCCCCAGTCTGGATGCGAGAAGACACGCTTAAGGATTTGAGAAGCCCTGGTAGTGGAAGGCCCTGCCAAATTGTTTCTCAGGCTTCCCTTGCTCCCCGCGAACTTTGCGGCAGGACTTTTACTGGCGGCATCACGAGACAGACTTCGATTGGTGTCGCACCGAGACATCACGGGCGATGGAGTTTTCGGTACACCTCGACGTATTGTGTCTGCTGAGGGCGAATAGGACATATCATCCTTCGGATCGAGTGCTGGGTCAGGGAGCTCTAGAGAGACCAAATCCGAAGCTGCGCCATGTTGTGGGGGTGACGCTATGATGCTGCCGTAACTTCCCAGGACTGCGGAGAAACGCGATCCTGGGACTCGCAAGGGCTGACGTTCATCGCGTTGGCCAGGAGTCGATCTGGACGTCGTCGCATGGGCATCGGCCCGGATCGGGATGGACGGGCTGCGGAATGAGTTGGAAGCTTCGAGTCTCTTGTTGTCTGAGGTTTGACCTGGTGAGGAGCGAAGCGTGCCAGAGGGTGTAATAGTCGGATCACCAGGTCCAATAGCTGTACGTCTGAGAGACGGATGCCGAGGACTTCGATTGGTCTTTTGAATTGCCCGGGCGATGGCTTTGACTTTCTTCTTGCCGGTCTGCTCGGAGAAAAATCAAAGTATCAGCACGAGATCATGCGATTGAGGGATAAAATCCAATGATACACAGACAGCCTACCTTGTAATCCAGGTATTTAGCACGCCATTCAGGAAC carries:
- a CDS encoding SPX and EXS domain-containing protein, which codes for MKFAKELEQELVPEWRAKYLDYKTGKKKVKAIARAIQKTNRSPRHPSLRRTAIGPGDPTITPSGTLRSSPGQTSDNKRLEASNSFRSPSIPIRADAHATTSRSTPGQRDERQPLRVPGSRFSAVLGSYGSIIASPPQHGAASDLVSLELPDPALDPKDDMSYSPSADTIRRGVPKTPSPVMSRCDTNRSLSRDAASKSPAAKFAGSKGSLRNNLAGPSTTRASQILKRVFSHPDWGPPEKRAEADTPVSEVERREDEFFAFLDGELAKIESFYQMKEDEATQRLQVLRQQLHIMRDRRIQEILGTKSKSKKDEAHQSNGFGTLNALSAFHLKETLLGRGRIGKNSEALAQMNSPAALQAQNPEAVSGRRDFMRRPEDSQNDEVTYRFAKRKLKYALQEFYRGLELLKAYAYLNRTAFRKINKKYDKLVNARPTMRYMSERVNKAWFVQSEVVENLMAATEDLYARYLEHGNRKITISKLRHTTNKSGDYSPNTFRAGLLSMAGVLFGVQSLIYATRHLEHSDPSVQVQTSYLLQIYGGYFLIVLHFLLFCFDCMIWTKTKINYIFVFEYDTRHALDWRQLSELPCFFMFMLGLFMWLNFLTINSMYVYWPVVLIGLTTIILFLPARVLYHRSRKWWAYSNWRLLLAGLYPVEFRDFFLGDMYCSQTYAMGNIELFFCLYARHWNNAPQCNSSHSRLLGFFQCLPSIWRALQCLRRYGDTKNVFPHVVNFGKYMFGVIYYATLSMYRIEKMTRFQAPFVTFALLNAVYTSVWDLIMDWSLGNPYAKHPLLREVLAFRKVWVYYAAMVADVIIRFNWIYYAIFARDMQHSALLSFMVALSEIFRRGVWTIFRVENEHCTNVLLFRASRDVPLPYEVASPEVEADHPGEDVQLQDQHATTPLSAPADIEQGTPIPPGLTTHPRGLSRVGSLMATAHAQDFERRKRPDQLTGASATHGPTTTDDTSDEEEDDPVDSRQDTDTDEAMSERLSDANAQISPK